The following proteins come from a genomic window of Pseudomonas sp. MAG733B:
- a CDS encoding YqfO family protein, which translates to MYKLSFFVPDSHVEVVKSAVFAAGGGRIGDYDHCAWQVLGTGQFRPLDGSQPFIGEAGQVEQVEEWKVELVVADELIRSVVAALKQSHPYETPAYEVWRLEDF; encoded by the coding sequence GTGTACAAGCTGAGTTTTTTTGTTCCCGACAGTCATGTCGAAGTGGTCAAAAGTGCTGTGTTCGCCGCTGGTGGAGGGCGAATCGGTGACTATGACCACTGTGCGTGGCAGGTGCTTGGCACTGGCCAGTTTCGTCCACTGGACGGCAGTCAGCCGTTCATTGGCGAAGCGGGGCAGGTCGAGCAGGTCGAGGAATGGAAGGTTGAGCTTGTGGTGGCCGATGAGTTGATTCGCTCGGTGGTGGCGGCTCTGAAACAGAGCCATCCCTACGAGACACCGGCTTATGAAGTGTGGCGGCTGGAGGATTTCTGA
- a CDS encoding SIS domain-containing protein: MTSKMLEEALSSFEAVQAQLQQLDPQMIEIAGRLRRQPPQVVMTVARGSSDHAASYFAYLSMQLLGYPVASLPMSVVTMQQAPLKVSGQVAFAFSQSGQSPDLVNSLRLLRKRGALSVSLVNAADSPLEAACEFSLPLLAGTESSVAATKSFIATLSASARLIGHWKEDAELLEAGRALPEGLREAAQQDWRPAIDALRDCQRLMVIGRGAGFAIAQEAALKFKETSAIQAEAFSSAEVRHGPMALIGDNYPLLVFAPRGAEQAGLLSLAADMRQRGARVLLAAPDDVLERDLTLTRAEHPALDPILAIQSFYVMAAGLAVARGMDPDQPRHLSKVTRTH; encoded by the coding sequence TTGACTTCAAAAATGCTTGAAGAGGCGCTGTCCTCGTTCGAGGCCGTGCAAGCCCAATTGCAGCAACTCGACCCGCAGATGATCGAGATTGCCGGGCGCCTGCGCCGTCAACCGCCGCAAGTGGTGATGACCGTCGCGCGCGGCAGCTCCGACCACGCGGCCAGTTACTTCGCCTACCTGAGCATGCAACTGCTGGGCTATCCGGTGGCCTCGTTGCCGATGTCGGTGGTGACCATGCAGCAGGCTCCGCTGAAGGTCAGCGGCCAGGTGGCGTTCGCCTTCTCGCAATCGGGGCAAAGTCCTGACCTGGTCAACAGCCTGCGCCTGTTGCGTAAACGCGGTGCCTTGAGCGTTTCGCTGGTCAACGCCGCAGATTCGCCGCTGGAAGCCGCCTGCGAATTCAGCCTGCCGCTGTTGGCCGGTACCGAAAGCAGCGTCGCCGCGACCAAGAGTTTTATCGCCACCCTCAGCGCCAGCGCCCGGTTGATCGGCCACTGGAAAGAAGATGCCGAATTGCTCGAAGCCGGTCGCGCCTTGCCCGAAGGCCTGCGCGAGGCAGCGCAACAGGACTGGCGCCCGGCCATCGACGCCTTGCGCGATTGCCAGCGCTTGATGGTGATCGGCCGTGGCGCCGGATTCGCCATCGCTCAGGAAGCGGCGCTCAAGTTCAAGGAAACCTCGGCGATCCAGGCCGAAGCCTTCAGCAGCGCTGAAGTGCGCCATGGCCCGATGGCGTTGATCGGCGATAACTATCCGCTGCTGGTTTTCGCCCCACGGGGTGCCGAGCAGGCCGGTTTGCTGAGTCTGGCCGCCGACATGCGCCAACGCGGCGCCCGGGTATTGCTGGCGGCGCCGGATGACGTGCTCGAACGCGACCTGACCCTGACCCGCGCCGAACACCCGGCCCTCGATCCGATCCTGGCGATCCAGAGCTTCTACGTAATGGCCGCCGGCCTGGCAGTTGCGCGCGGCATGGACCCAGATCAGCCACGGCACCTGAGCAAAGTCACGCGTACGCACTAA
- the ptsP gene encoding phosphoenolpyruvate--protein phosphotransferase: protein MHKNNKELTLSAPLSGPVLTLAKVPDAVFASGAMGDGIAIDPLNDTLHAPCAGVVVHVARTGHAVTLRADNGAELLLHLGLDTVELQGQGFTMLVQEGARVANGQPLLRYDQDKVAQQCKSLVSLLILTNSQDFQARPITLKSVKVGEPLLHIIRRNGVGAHSEVEFVGEEQIGHIRIAHRGGLHARPAALIRQTAQGFKSKSQLHFAGKSATCDSLIGLMGLAIGEQDEVQVSCQGPDAEAALQALLIALSTALAEEHHAVAPPPMSQHNRAAEAGVLHGVCAAPGLVGGPLFRLNSISLPTDAGHNDPAQQRQALDTALTQVRSEIAGTLAQARKHKSSDEEAIFAAHIALLEDPALLDAADHSIELGTAATHAWSQSIDAQCDVLQQLGSSLLAERANDLRDLKQRVLRALLGEAWHYDVPPGAIVAAHELTPSDLLQLSQQGVAGFCMAEGGATSHVAILARGKGLPCMVALGSSLLDQEQGQAVVLDADGGRLELIPTAERLAEVRDAQRAQQQRRTEQQAQAHTPAQTLDGVRIEVAANVASSTEAADALANGADGVGLLRTEFLFVDRHTAPDELEQRHAYQAVLDAMGDKSVIIRTIDVGGDKQLDYLPLPAEANPVLGLRGIRLAQARPEILDQQLRALLHVTPLSRCRILLPMVTEVDELLHIRQRLDALCTELGLTQRPELGVMIEVPAAALLAEQLAEHADFLSIGTNDLSQYTLAMDRDHAGLASRVDALHPALLRLIAQTCAGAAQHQRWVGVCGALASDPLATPVLIGLGVSELSVSPVQIGEIKDRVRHLDASECRRISHDLLKLSSASAVRHACHQHWPLS from the coding sequence ATGCACAAAAACAATAAAGAGCTGACCCTCAGCGCCCCGCTCAGCGGCCCGGTGCTCACGCTCGCCAAAGTCCCGGATGCGGTGTTCGCCAGCGGCGCCATGGGTGACGGGATCGCCATCGACCCGTTGAACGATACCCTGCACGCGCCCTGCGCCGGTGTCGTGGTACACGTCGCGCGCACCGGCCACGCCGTGACCCTGCGTGCCGACAACGGCGCCGAATTGCTGTTGCACTTGGGCCTCGACACGGTCGAACTGCAAGGCCAGGGCTTTACCATGCTGGTGCAGGAAGGTGCGCGGGTCGCCAACGGCCAGCCGCTGCTGCGCTATGACCAGGACAAGGTCGCGCAACAGTGCAAAAGCCTGGTCAGCCTGCTGATCCTCACCAACAGCCAGGACTTTCAGGCTCGGCCCATCACGCTCAAATCGGTGAAGGTCGGCGAGCCGTTGTTGCACATCATTCGCCGCAACGGCGTTGGCGCTCATTCTGAAGTGGAGTTTGTCGGCGAAGAGCAGATCGGCCACATCCGCATCGCCCATCGCGGCGGTTTGCACGCGCGGCCCGCCGCACTGATCCGGCAAACTGCACAAGGCTTCAAGAGCAAATCGCAGCTGCATTTCGCCGGCAAATCGGCAACCTGTGACAGCCTGATCGGGCTCATGGGATTGGCCATCGGCGAACAGGACGAAGTGCAAGTCAGCTGCCAGGGTCCGGATGCCGAAGCCGCGTTGCAAGCCTTGTTGATCGCCTTGTCCACAGCGTTGGCCGAAGAACATCACGCCGTCGCGCCACCTCCAATGTCCCAACACAATCGTGCGGCTGAAGCGGGTGTGTTGCACGGTGTCTGTGCGGCACCGGGGTTGGTCGGCGGACCGCTGTTTCGCCTGAACTCGATCAGCCTGCCGACGGATGCCGGGCACAATGATCCGGCGCAACAACGACAAGCCCTCGACACCGCGCTAACCCAGGTGCGCAGTGAAATCGCCGGCACCCTGGCCCAGGCCAGAAAACACAAAAGCTCTGACGAAGAGGCCATCTTCGCCGCGCACATCGCGCTGCTGGAAGACCCGGCATTGCTCGATGCCGCCGATCACTCCATAGAACTCGGCACGGCCGCAACTCATGCCTGGAGCCAATCGATCGACGCGCAGTGCGACGTGCTCCAGCAATTGGGCAGTTCGCTGCTGGCCGAACGCGCCAACGACCTGCGCGACCTCAAGCAACGGGTGCTGCGCGCCCTGCTCGGCGAAGCCTGGCATTACGATGTGCCACCGGGTGCCATCGTCGCCGCCCATGAGTTGACCCCATCGGATTTGCTGCAACTGAGTCAGCAAGGCGTCGCCGGGTTTTGCATGGCCGAGGGTGGCGCGACCTCTCACGTGGCGATTCTTGCGCGGGGCAAAGGCTTGCCGTGCATGGTTGCCCTGGGTTCGTCGCTGCTGGATCAGGAGCAGGGCCAAGCGGTGGTGCTGGATGCCGACGGCGGTCGCCTCGAACTGATCCCGACTGCCGAACGTCTGGCCGAAGTGCGTGACGCGCAACGTGCTCAACAACAGCGCCGCACCGAGCAACAGGCGCAGGCGCACACCCCGGCGCAAACCCTTGATGGCGTGCGAATTGAAGTCGCGGCCAACGTGGCATCCAGCACTGAAGCGGCCGACGCCTTGGCCAACGGCGCCGATGGCGTCGGTCTGCTGCGAACCGAGTTCCTCTTTGTAGACCGCCACACCGCGCCGGACGAACTGGAACAGCGTCACGCCTATCAAGCAGTGCTCGATGCCATGGGCGACAAGTCTGTGATCATCCGCACCATCGACGTCGGCGGCGACAAGCAACTCGACTATCTACCATTGCCCGCCGAAGCCAACCCGGTGTTGGGCCTGCGCGGCATTCGTCTGGCTCAGGCCCGCCCGGAAATCCTCGACCAGCAACTGCGCGCGCTGCTGCACGTTACGCCGCTGTCGCGTTGCCGGATCCTGTTGCCGATGGTGACCGAAGTCGATGAGCTGCTGCACATCCGCCAGCGTCTCGACGCCCTGTGTACCGAACTCGGCCTGACGCAACGCCCGGAGCTGGGCGTCATGATCGAAGTCCCGGCCGCAGCACTGCTGGCCGAGCAACTGGCCGAACACGCGGACTTCCTGTCCATCGGCACCAACGACCTGTCGCAATACACCCTGGCCATGGACCGTGACCACGCCGGTCTCGCCTCGCGGGTCGATGCCTTGCATCCGGCGCTGCTGCGATTGATCGCCCAAACCTGCGCCGGTGCTGCGCAGCATCAACGTTGGGTCGGAGTCTGCGGGGCACTGGCGTCTGATCCGCTGGCGACGCCCGTATTGATCGGACTGGGCGTGAGCGAACTGTCGGTGAGCCCGGTGCAGATCGGTGAAATCAAGGACCGCGTGCGCCACCTCGACGCCAGCGAATGCCGGCGCATCAGCCACGACCTGCTCAAACTGAGCAGCGCCAGCGCGGTGCGTCACGCCTGTCATCAGCATTGGCCTCTGAGCTAA
- the nagE gene encoding N-acetylglucosamine-specific PTS transporter subunit IIBC yields the protein MYQLFIEGLQRLGRALMLPIAILPIAGLLLRLGDTDLLNIAIIHDAGQVIFANLAMIFAIGIAVGFAKDNNGTAGLAGVIGYLVMISTLKVLDASINMGMLAGIVSGLMAGALYNRFKDIKLPEYLAFFGGRRFVPIVTGFAAVGLGVVFGYIWPPIQQGINSFGTLMMESGSFGAFVFGVFNRLLIVTGLHHILNNMAWFVFGNFTDPTTGALVTGDLSRYFAGDPKGGQFMTGMFPMMIFGLPAACLAMYRNALPERRKIMGGIFLSMALTAFLTGVTEPIEFAFMFLAPLLFLLHALLTGLAMAVTNALNIHLGFTFSGGFIDMVLGWGKSTNGWLVFPVGLAYAVIYYVVFDFCIRRFDLKTPGREGVAAAEQVVVADNERAGAYIKALGGAENLITVGACTTRLRLDMVDRNKASDADLKALGAMAVVRPGKGGSLQVVVGPMADSIADEIRLAMPALGRALISTPAVAIDAPPPAAVATPEAQQWLNALGGGDNVLQLDCVAMTRIRLQLADGKVLSECELKALGCQGVSQLEGGIWHLLVGDKAPSLSDALEALVNRSEVSAKV from the coding sequence ATGTACCAACTTTTCATTGAAGGCCTGCAGCGCCTCGGCCGCGCGCTGATGCTGCCGATCGCGATCCTGCCGATTGCCGGCCTGTTGCTGCGCCTGGGCGACACCGACTTGCTGAACATCGCGATCATCCACGATGCCGGCCAAGTGATCTTCGCCAACCTGGCGATGATTTTTGCCATCGGCATCGCGGTCGGGTTTGCCAAGGACAATAACGGCACGGCGGGCCTTGCCGGTGTCATTGGCTATCTCGTGATGATCTCCACGCTCAAAGTGCTGGATGCGAGCATCAACATGGGCATGCTCGCCGGGATCGTCAGCGGCTTGATGGCGGGCGCGCTGTACAACCGCTTCAAGGACATCAAGTTACCGGAGTATCTGGCGTTCTTCGGCGGACGGCGCTTCGTGCCGATTGTCACCGGGTTCGCAGCGGTCGGCCTGGGCGTGGTTTTCGGCTACATCTGGCCGCCAATCCAGCAAGGCATCAACAGCTTCGGCACGTTGATGATGGAAAGCGGTAGTTTCGGCGCGTTCGTCTTCGGCGTGTTCAACCGCCTGCTGATCGTCACCGGCTTGCACCACATCCTCAACAACATGGCGTGGTTCGTGTTCGGCAACTTTACCGACCCCACCACCGGCGCGCTGGTGACCGGCGATCTGTCGCGCTACTTTGCCGGTGACCCGAAAGGCGGCCAGTTCATGACCGGCATGTTCCCGATGATGATCTTCGGCCTGCCCGCTGCGTGCCTGGCGATGTACCGCAACGCCCTGCCGGAACGCCGAAAAATCATGGGCGGGATTTTCCTGTCGATGGCCCTGACTGCATTCTTGACCGGTGTGACCGAGCCGATCGAGTTCGCCTTCATGTTCCTCGCACCGCTGCTGTTTTTGCTGCACGCCTTGTTGACCGGTCTGGCGATGGCCGTCACCAATGCGCTGAACATCCATTTGGGGTTCACCTTCTCCGGCGGCTTCATCGACATGGTTCTCGGCTGGGGCAAATCCACCAACGGCTGGCTGGTGTTCCCGGTTGGCCTGGCGTACGCCGTCATCTACTACGTCGTGTTTGATTTCTGTATCCGCCGCTTCGACCTGAAAACCCCGGGCCGTGAAGGCGTCGCAGCCGCCGAGCAAGTCGTTGTGGCCGACAACGAGCGGGCCGGGGCTTACATCAAGGCCTTGGGCGGCGCGGAAAACCTGATCACCGTCGGCGCGTGCACCACACGCTTGCGCCTGGACATGGTGGATCGCAACAAAGCCTCCGACGCGGATTTGAAAGCACTCGGCGCCATGGCCGTGGTCCGCCCCGGCAAGGGCGGGAGTTTGCAGGTGGTGGTCGGGCCGATGGCCGACAGCATTGCCGACGAGATTCGCCTGGCGATGCCGGCGCTGGGTCGCGCGCTGATTTCCACTCCCGCAGTCGCAATCGACGCACCGCCCCCAGCCGCCGTGGCGACACCTGAGGCCCAGCAATGGCTGAATGCGCTTGGCGGTGGCGACAATGTGCTGCAACTGGACTGCGTGGCGATGACCCGGATTCGTCTGCAACTGGCGGATGGCAAGGTGTTGTCGGAGTGTGAGTTGAAGGCGTTGGGGTGTCAGGGTGTGAGTCAGTTGGAGGGTGGTATCTGGCATCTGCTGGTTGGCGACAAGGCGCCGAGCTTGAGTGATGCGCTGGAAGCGTTGGTCAATCGCAGTGAGGTGAGTGCGAAGGTTTAG
- the purL gene encoding phosphoribosylformylglycinamidine synthase — protein MLILRGAPALSAFRHSKLLEQLSQKVPAVSGLYAEFAHFAEVTGVLTGDEQQVLARLLKYGPSVPVQEPTGRLFLVLPRFGTISPWSSKASDIARNCGLSKIQRLERGIAFYVAGQFSDAEVQLIADVLHDRMTQIVLGNLEQAAGLFSHAEPKPLTAIDVLGGGRAALEKANTELGLALAEDEIDYLVNAFVGLKRNPHDIELMMFAQANSEHCRHKIFNASWDIDGESQEKSLFGMIKNTYVMHSEGVLSAYKDNASVIVGSVAGRFFPDPETRQYGAVQEPVHILMKVETHNHPTAIAPFPGASTGSGGEIRDEGATGRGAKPKAGLTGFTVSNLQIPGFEQPWEVPYGKPERIVTALDIMIEGPLGGAAFNNEFGRPALTGYFRTFEQSITTPHGDEVRGYHKPIMLAGGMGNIREEHVKKGEILVGSKLIVLGGPAMLIGLGGGAASSMATGTSSADLDFASVQRENPEMERRCQEVIDRCWQLGDKNPISFIHDVGAGGLSNAFPELVNDGERGGRFELRNIPNDEPGMAPHEIWSNESQERYVLAVGPADFERFKAICERERCPFAVVGEATAEPQLTVTDSHFGNSPVDMPLEVLLGKAPRMHRSVVRESELGDDFDPSTLDIGNCVERVLHHPAVASKSFLITIGDRTITGLVARDQMVGPWQVPVADVAVTATSFDVYTGEAMAMGERTPLALLDAPASGRMAIGETLTNIAASRIGKISDIKLSANWMSAAGHPGEDARLYDTVKAVGMELCPELGITIPVGKDSMSMATRWNDEGVDKSVTSPMSLIVTGFAPVTDIRQTLTPQLRMDKGTTDLILIDLGRGQNRMGASILAQVHGKLGMHAPDVDDAEDLKAFFAVIQGLNADGHLLAYHDRSDGGLLTSVVEMAFAGHCGLSLNLDGLAETSADIAAILFNEELGAVIQVRQDATPDILAQFSAAGLGDCVSVIGQPINNGEINITFNGDTVFEGQRRLLQRQWAETSYQIQRLRDNADCADQEFDVLLEEDNPGLSVKLSYDVNQDVAAPYIKKGIRPQVAVLREQGVNGQVEMAAAFDRAGFNAIDVHMSDILAGRVDLNEFKGMVACGGFSYGDVLGAGEGWAKSALFNSRARDAFQGFFERNDSFTLGVCNGCQMMSNLHELIPGSEFWPHFVRNRSEQFEARVAMVQIQESNSIFLQGMAGSRMPIAIAHGEGHAEFSSEEALLEADLSGCVAMRFVDNHGKVTENYPGNPNGSPRGITGLTSRDGRVTIMMPHPERVFRAVQNSWRSDEWSEDAPLIRMFRNARVWVN, from the coding sequence ATGTTGATCCTGCGCGGCGCTCCTGCCCTTTCTGCCTTTCGCCACAGCAAGCTCCTTGAGCAACTGAGCCAGAAGGTCCCGGCTGTCAGTGGCCTGTATGCTGAATTCGCTCACTTCGCCGAAGTTACCGGCGTCCTGACCGGCGACGAACAGCAGGTGCTTGCGCGCCTTCTGAAGTACGGTCCAAGCGTTCCGGTCCAGGAGCCGACCGGTCGTCTGTTCCTGGTGTTGCCGCGTTTCGGCACCATCTCGCCATGGTCGAGCAAGGCCAGCGACATCGCTCGCAACTGCGGCCTGAGCAAGATCCAGCGACTGGAGCGCGGTATTGCGTTCTACGTGGCCGGCCAGTTCAGCGACGCTGAAGTGCAACTGATCGCCGACGTGCTGCACGACCGCATGACCCAGATCGTCCTGGGCAACCTCGAACAGGCCGCCGGCCTGTTCAGCCACGCCGAGCCAAAACCCCTGACCGCGATCGACGTGTTGGGTGGCGGCCGTGCCGCGCTGGAAAAAGCCAACACCGAGCTGGGCCTGGCCCTGGCCGAAGACGAGATCGATTACCTGGTCAACGCCTTCGTCGGCTTGAAGCGCAACCCGCACGACATCGAACTGATGATGTTCGCCCAGGCGAACTCCGAGCACTGCCGTCACAAGATCTTCAACGCCAGTTGGGACATCGACGGCGAGAGCCAGGAAAAAAGCCTGTTCGGCATGATCAAGAACACCTACGTGATGCACAGCGAAGGCGTTCTGTCGGCTTATAAGGACAACGCTTCGGTCATCGTCGGCTCCGTGGCCGGCCGTTTCTTCCCGGACCCTGAAACCCGCCAGTACGGCGCGGTGCAGGAGCCGGTGCACATCCTGATGAAAGTCGAGACCCACAACCACCCGACCGCGATTGCCCCGTTCCCGGGCGCATCCACCGGTTCCGGCGGCGAGATCCGCGACGAAGGCGCGACCGGCCGTGGCGCCAAGCCAAAGGCTGGCCTGACCGGTTTCACCGTATCCAACCTGCAAATCCCGGGCTTCGAACAGCCGTGGGAAGTGCCGTACGGCAAGCCTGAGCGCATCGTTACCGCGCTGGACATCATGATCGAAGGCCCGCTCGGCGGCGCTGCGTTCAACAACGAATTCGGTCGTCCGGCCCTGACTGGCTACTTCCGTACCTTCGAACAATCGATCACCACCCCGCACGGTGACGAAGTTCGCGGTTACCACAAGCCGATCATGCTGGCTGGCGGCATGGGTAACATCCGTGAAGAACACGTCAAGAAAGGCGAGATCCTGGTCGGCTCCAAGCTGATCGTACTCGGCGGCCCTGCGATGCTGATCGGTCTGGGCGGCGGCGCGGCTTCCTCCATGGCCACTGGCACCAGCTCGGCAGACCTGGACTTCGCTTCGGTACAACGCGAAAACCCTGAGATGGAGCGTCGCTGCCAGGAAGTCATCGACCGTTGCTGGCAACTGGGCGACAAGAACCCGATCAGCTTCATCCACGACGTGGGTGCCGGTGGTCTGTCCAACGCCTTCCCGGAACTGGTCAACGACGGCGAGCGTGGTGGCCGTTTCGAACTGCGCAACATTCCAAATGACGAGCCGGGCATGGCCCCGCACGAAATCTGGTCCAACGAATCCCAGGAACGTTACGTCCTGGCCGTCGGCCCGGCAGACTTCGAGCGCTTCAAGGCGATCTGCGAACGCGAGCGTTGCCCGTTTGCCGTCGTCGGCGAAGCCACTGCCGAGCCACAACTGACCGTGACCGACAGCCACTTCGGCAACAGCCCGGTGGACATGCCACTGGAAGTGTTGCTGGGCAAGGCTCCACGCATGCACCGTTCGGTGGTTCGTGAAAGCGAACTGGGCGACGACTTCGATCCGTCGACGCTCGACATCGGCAACTGCGTCGAGCGCGTCCTGCACCACCCGGCCGTGGCCAGCAAGAGCTTCCTGATCACCATCGGCGACCGCACCATCACCGGCCTCGTGGCCCGTGACCAGATGGTCGGCCCGTGGCAGGTTCCGGTGGCCGACGTTGCCGTCACCGCCACGAGCTTCGACGTCTACACCGGTGAAGCCATGGCCATGGGCGAGCGTACTCCGCTGGCATTGCTGGACGCTCCGGCGTCGGGCCGCATGGCCATCGGCGAAACCCTGACCAACATCGCCGCTTCGCGCATCGGCAAGATCTCCGACATCAAACTGTCGGCGAACTGGATGTCGGCGGCCGGTCACCCCGGTGAAGATGCACGCCTGTACGACACCGTGAAAGCGGTCGGCATGGAACTGTGCCCTGAGCTGGGCATCACCATTCCGGTGGGCAAGGACTCGATGTCAATGGCCACCCGTTGGAACGACGAAGGCGTGGACAAGTCCGTGACTTCGCCGATGTCCCTGATCGTGACCGGTTTCGCGCCAGTGACTGACATCCGTCAGACCCTGACCCCGCAACTGCGCATGGACAAGGGCACTACCGACCTGATCCTGATCGACCTCGGTCGTGGCCAGAACCGCATGGGCGCCTCGATCCTCGCGCAGGTTCACGGCAAGCTCGGCATGCACGCTCCGGACGTCGATGACGCCGAAGACCTGAAAGCCTTCTTCGCGGTGATCCAGGGCCTCAACGCCGACGGTCACCTGCTGGCTTACCACGACCGTTCCGACGGTGGTCTGCTGACCAGCGTTGTCGAGATGGCCTTCGCCGGTCACTGCGGCCTGAGCCTGAACCTCGACGGTCTGGCGGAAACTTCCGCGGACATCGCCGCCATCCTGTTCAACGAAGAACTGGGTGCCGTGATCCAGGTTCGCCAGGACGCCACGCCGGACATCCTTGCTCAGTTCAGCGCTGCCGGCCTGGGCGACTGCGTGTCGGTCATCGGTCAGCCGATCAACAATGGCGAGATCAACATCACCTTCAACGGTGACACCGTGTTCGAAGGCCAGCGTCGTCTGCTGCAACGCCAGTGGGCCGAGACCAGCTACCAGATCCAGCGTCTGCGTGACAACGCCGACTGCGCCGATCAGGAATTCGACGTACTGCTGGAAGAAGACAACCCGGGCCTGAGCGTCAAGCTCAGCTACGACGTCAACCAGGACGTGGCCGCGCCTTACATCAAGAAAGGCATTCGCCCACAGGTTGCCGTACTGCGTGAGCAGGGCGTCAACGGTCAGGTGGAAATGGCAGCGGCGTTCGACCGCGCCGGTTTCAACGCGATCGACGTGCACATGAGCGACATTCTGGCCGGCCGTGTCGACCTGAACGAGTTCAAGGGCATGGTCGCCTGCGGCGGTTTCTCCTACGGCGACGTATTGGGTGCCGGTGAAGGCTGGGCAAAATCGGCGCTGTTCAACAGCCGTGCCCGCGATGCGTTCCAGGGTTTCTTCGAGCGTAACGACAGCTTCACCCTCGGCGTGTGCAACGGTTGCCAGATGATGTCCAACCTGCACGAGCTGATCCCGGGCAGCGAGTTCTGGCCGCACTTCGTGCGTAACCGTTCCGAGCAGTTCGAAGCCCGCGTTGCGATGGTGCAGATCCAGGAGTCGAACTCGATCTTCCTGCAAGGCATGGCCGGTTCGCGCATGCCGATCGCCATTGCTCACGGCGAAGGTCATGCCGAGTTCTCCAGCGAAGAAGCACTGCTGGAAGCCGATCTGTCCGGTTGCGTGGCGATGCGTTTCGTCGACAACCATGGCAAGGTCACCGAAAACTACCCGGGCAACCCGAACGGTTCGCCGCGCGGGATCACCGGTTTGACCAGCCGCGACGGTCGCGTAACGATCATGATGCCGCACCCGGAGCGTGTGTTCCGCGCCGTGCAGAACTCGTGGCGTTCGGACGAGTGGAGCGAAGATGCACCGCTGATTCGCATGTTCCGTAACGCTCGCGTGTGGGTGAACTAA
- the nagA gene encoding N-acetylglucosamine-6-phosphate deacetylase: MSEDNILTAHGWVRGRLVHEHGKVVSIEGLPCDPADNDLPYLLPGFIDLHVHGGGGKDIMEGAPAFETITKTHVRFGTTSLLATTMTAPSEEISSVLKAVGEFCEQRPKGSARVLGVHLEGPYINPGKLGAQPNFAHTALMAEVEEYLALAPIRVITIAPEIAGHDALIRALSSRGVRMQIGHTLGSYEEGVAALEAGATSFTHLYNAMSPLHHREPGIVGAALAHAKFAELIPDLLHVHPGAIRVALRSIPCLYCVTDSTAAAGMPDGEYKLGSHTVTKCLGGVRLPDGTLAGSTLTMDQALRNLVKIGLPIAEASRRLSQFPADYLGITERGRLQPGAWADCVRLDRSLKLTAVMVEGEDIDFKNA; the protein is encoded by the coding sequence ATGTCCGAAGACAACATCCTCACCGCCCACGGCTGGGTTCGCGGCCGACTGGTTCACGAACACGGCAAAGTCGTGTCAATCGAAGGCCTGCCCTGCGATCCGGCAGACAACGACCTGCCTTACCTGCTCCCGGGTTTCATCGACCTGCACGTTCACGGCGGTGGCGGCAAAGACATCATGGAAGGCGCACCCGCCTTCGAAACCATCACCAAAACCCACGTACGCTTCGGCACCACATCGCTGCTGGCCACCACCATGACTGCGCCGAGCGAGGAAATCTCCAGCGTGCTCAAAGCCGTCGGCGAGTTCTGTGAGCAGCGCCCAAAAGGCAGCGCCCGAGTCCTCGGCGTGCACCTCGAAGGCCCGTATATCAACCCCGGCAAACTCGGTGCCCAACCGAATTTCGCCCACACCGCGCTGATGGCCGAAGTCGAAGAGTATCTGGCGCTGGCACCGATTCGCGTCATCACCATCGCCCCGGAAATCGCCGGTCACGATGCCCTGATTCGCGCCCTCAGCAGCCGAGGTGTGCGCATGCAGATCGGCCATACACTCGGCAGCTACGAGGAAGGCGTCGCCGCGCTGGAAGCCGGCGCGACCAGTTTCACCCACCTCTATAACGCCATGAGCCCGTTACATCACCGCGAGCCGGGCATCGTCGGCGCGGCACTGGCCCACGCCAAATTCGCCGAGCTGATTCCCGACTTGCTGCACGTGCACCCCGGCGCGATCCGCGTGGCCCTGCGTTCGATCCCGTGCCTGTATTGCGTCACTGACTCGACCGCCGCCGCCGGCATGCCCGACGGTGAATACAAGCTCGGCAGCCACACCGTGACCAAATGCCTGGGCGGCGTGCGTCTGCCGGACGGCACGCTGGCGGGTAGCACGCTGACCATGGATCAGGCCCTGCGCAACCTGGTGAAGATCGGTTTGCCGATCGCCGAGGCCTCGCGGCGTCTGTCGCAATTCCCCGCCGATTACCTCGGCATCACCGAACGCGGGCGCCTGCAACCGGGTGCCTGGGCCGACTGCGTGCGGCTGGATCGCTCACTGAAACTGACCGCCGTCATGGTCGAAGGAGAAGACATTGACTTCAAAAATGCTTGA